CCTTGGCGTGTTGGCTGGCCTTTGCCGTACTGGGCAACTATGGTATCAGTCTTGAATTAAGCGGTGCGCTTAATTTATCGCAACTTGTGGCGGAAAGCGGGAATAATGCTGCGGTGTTAGCGGTCTTGAAAACACTGCCTTTTTCTGGATTGGCAATTACCGTGTACATGGCGGTTGTGTTTATTACGCTAGCGTGCGGCGCTACTGCTGCTTCGACCGTTGTTTCGATGCTTACCTCGAAAAACCTGAAAAGCGAAGAAGAACCGGCAAGCTGGTATAAAGTTTTTTGGGCGTGCTTGGTCTTGCTGTTGCCGGTAAGTATCTTGTTTTTAGAGCACATGGTACCCGGGTTAAATGTTTTGAAAACGATTCAATCGGTTACTACTGTATTTGCGATCCCTATGCTGTTTGTCATTGCTTTATTGTTGTGGACGTTCTACAAAACCTTGAAAGCGGATATTGAAAATCGTAATATCCCCGTTGCTAAAAGTAAACTCATTAAATGGAACTAGGCTTTCCTCTTAGGCAGTAAAGAGCCAGTATATACGAAGGGAATTTCGTATATACTGGCTCTTTTATTCCCTTTTAGCAAAGGGGTATTATGGGCGTTTCAAAAAGAGTTGTTGACAATGCGAAGGTACCTTGTTATTATAAAAACAAAGGTACCTTCATAAAATGATTCAAAGGGGAAATGAAAATGAAGAAACCAGAAACACTTACAGAGCACTTTATTGTTCTTAGCCATTTGATGATGCATCGTCATCATCACCGGAAAGGGCCTGCTATGCACAGCCCATTTCGAGGACAAGGTAGAATCTTGTCGCTTTTGCAGATGGAACCGGAAATGAGCCAAAAGAAGCTGTCCTTCTTATTGGGAACTCGGCCGCAATCTATCGGGGAATTGCTAGCTAAGCTAGAGCAAAATGGACTGGTTGTGCGCAAGCCTTCCGAGGAAGACCGGCGTTCGATGATTGTACAACTGACGGAAAAAGGGAAAGAAGAGGCTGTTTCTGAAGAAAGCCTTCATGAGTACGAGAAGAAAGCCGATGAAATCTTCAACTGCCTTACCGAAGAAGAGCAAAGTCATCTAAAAAACTATCTGGAACGAGTGATTTCGAGTCTCAAGGAAACCATGGGAGACGAAGGAGAATTCATGGAACGCCATATGCATCACCATGGTCACTGCATGGGCGGACACGGTCATCACAGGAGACCTCATGACGGTCCTCATGGACACCACGGTCATCATGAAGAATCCGAAGATGGTGAATAGACGATAGCTGCAAGCTGCGTAGAAAGGGGGCGAACGATATGGGCTTGTTAAAGCGTTTGGCTTATCTCTTATACGGGAGACAGGGCGGACATCGAGGGCGTCATGGCGGAAAGTTCCACAAGCGACACCGGGGAAGGACAGTAGTGTCGACACCGAACGCTGTGTTGGTTTCTAGTGAACTCCAAGCTGAAGTTTGCCCTATGTGCAAAAATCATTGCAGTCTTGCTACGCCAAAATGTGATAAAGGAAAGACCTATGCCCAAGAACAGCAAATCCAGGTTAAAGGCATATCATAGCTAAATGCAACTAAAAATAGGAAGGCTTTCGAGATATTCGAAGGCCTTTTTGTTGTTGATGGGGTATAATTAAGATATCCAATCTAAAATTGAAAATTGTGGTACTGCGGATCGTTACAGAAAAGGAGAACAGCATGAGCACTTCTTTGGATTTTATTGAATACGTTTGTGAGCAAATTGCAGGAGTAGGCCCAATTCGCTATCGAAAGATGTTCGGAGAGTACATGGTGTATGTGAATAATAAACCCATCCTGCTGGTGTGTGATGATACGGTATTTGTGAAGCTGCTTCCCTGTTTGGATGAAGTCATGCGCGATGCGGACAAGGGAATTCCGTACAAGGGCGCCAAGGAGCATTATATCTTGGACATTGATAACGCAGGTATTTGCAAAGAAGTGATTGCCATTCTGGAACCCATAACGGCAGTGCCAAAACCGAGAAAGAAGAAACAATAAAGACTATAAAGCTTTATCTAGGCTGTTGCAAAATGTTGCACATGCGGAATAGAAAGCGCCAGTGTGTACGAGAAGAATTCGTATGCACTGGCGCTTTTTTGTTCGTTCGCAAAGAGGAACAAGATAATATGGTTTTGGCGTAAGTCAGTCTAAAGAACAAGCGTTATGCTGGTTTATTATTTTAGTGAAATCTTCTTTGAAAGAGCGAATGGCTTCTTCCTTGGTAGCCCATGACGTACAAAAACGAATACAGGTATGTTCGTTATCCGGCTTGCTCCAGATAGAGGTAATATATTTTTGAGATATCGCGTCTACTAACCAGTTAGGAAATATGGGGAATAGTTGGTTAGAATGAGGTTCAGCAACAAAATCGAAACCGGCATCCTCGAAAAATTCCTTCAGCAAATAGGCCATTTTATTTGTATGCGCTCCCAATTTGAAATATAAATCATTCTTGAATAGCTCTTCGAATTGCATACCAAGAAGCCATCCTTTGGCTGAAATGGCGCCACGCTGTTTCATATTGAAGCGGAAATCTTTTTTCAAAAAATCATTAATAATGACCAAAGCCTCTCCGAATAAAGCTCCCACTTTTGTTCCGCCAATATAGAATGCATCGACAAGTTTTGGCAAATCGGCAATGGTAATGTCATTTTCTCGAGCGGTTAAGCCCATTGCTAGCCTAGCCCCATCTAAATAGAGCAACAGATCGTTTTCCTTGCAATATGTAGAAAGCGCTTCAAGCTCTGCTTTAAAGTAGATGGTGCCAACCTCGGTCGGATTGGAAATAAAGACAATTTTAGGTTGTACCCAATGCTCATCTTGATGTTGGTCAAGAACGGGTTGAATTAGTTCCGGCGTTAGTTTGCCATTCGGGGTTACAATATCGAGGATTTTATGCCCGCTGGCTTCGATGGCTCCCGTTTCATGAATGTTAATATGACCAACATCTGCAGAGATGACAGCTTGGTAGGGTCTCAGAGAATGGGAAAGAAACGTCAAATTAGCAATCGTTCCGCCAGGAAGAAAGTGGATATCCGCATTTTCATATTGAATGGCATTGCGAATCAAGGCTTTTGCATTTTCGCAATGCGAATCCATGCCGTATCCGTCGTTTTGCTCAAAGCCGGAAGCAACAATCGCTTTTAGGATATTGGAATGAGCGCTTTCACTATAATCGTTTTTGAAACTATACATTGGATAATCCCCCTTCGAAATAAAGTCATTGGATGGGTAAACTGTTTTATTGCTGTAACACCATAACCTCCTGTGTCTGAAGCCTCTTGGCTTGTATACTCTTCATAATCCTGATAATTATTGAATTATTATCAGCTTTGGCATAGTATAATAATAAAGCCGCTATATGTATAACAGTCAATGTTGGTGTATAACACTAAGGCGTCTGGAGGAAAACGTTGAATATATCGATTGATCGACATTCAAAAACGTCTATTCAAGAGCAGATTAAGCTCGAAATTGCCCAGCGCATTCGTTCGGGCCTGTTGGAAGAAGATTGTGCGCTCCCGTCGGTTCGAGAGCTAGCACGCGGTTTGAATATAAGCTTAGTTACCGCACATAGGGTATATAAATCACTTGAAAAAGATGGACTAATTAAAACCATTCGCGGAAAAGGAACGTTTGTAAAATGCCATAGCGCTATACAAAACGGCGCTCCGCAAGATAATGACCAAAACGGTGTTTCCCCGTACAATTGGCATGTATCGATTCAAGATTATCTTCCGCGGGCAAGCTTTTGGAGCCAGAGCAGCGTAAGACTTCCTTCTCAATTTCTGGATATGGCTACCGCTTCTATACATCATTCCTTATTTCCCGTTACCATGTTGCAAGAATCCATACAAGAAGCGCTACAGAAATACCCTCAAGCGCTTGGAAGCCGCTCTCCATACCAAGGCGACCCAGAGCTGCTAAAGCAAATTTGCAACTATTTAGCAAACCAGGGAATACCAACTCAACCGCATCAACTGCTGGTTACGAATGGGACCCAACAAGGAATCGATTTATTTGCTAGGACTTTTTTAGGGCCCAAGGATGTTGTGGCTATGGAAACTCCTTGTTTTTCCGGAGCTATTGATGCATTTCGCTTCAGTCACGCCGTAATTCAGCCAATACCCATTGACGACGAGGGAATCCGAATTGACATACTAGAAGAACTTGCAACACAAACAAAAATTAAAGCCATATACACAGTACCAACGTACCAAAACCCAACCGGCGCAATCATGTCGCTTCGACGTCGCAAAGACCTGCTTGAGTTTGCGGAAAATAATAATATTCTGATCCTCGAAGACGATCCTCACAGAGAGCTGTCGTTTCCCAATAGTCTTTCCGCCATGAAAACACCTCCAACACTTAAATCATTAGATCGCTCTGGACGAGTAATCTACCTTAAAGGATTTAGCAAATTTCTTTTTCCCGGACTTAGATTAGGAGTTATGGTGGCCCATGGGACTATATTCAATCGCTTGCTGGCGGCAAAATCGATTTCTGATTTGGGATCGCCCTTGTGGCTTCAAAAAGCGCTTGTTCCGCTCTTTGCCAATCCACAGCTGGTCACTTTTATAAAAAACTTGAACCAGAAATTAACGGCTCGAAGCAGCTTGGTTAGTAAGAGTCTTACTGAAAATCTTCATCCGAGCTTTAAATTTAAAAAAATCTGTGGGGGAATGTATCTTTGGCTCACGTTGCCTCCTGAAATATCTGCCGATGACTTGCTTAGTACGGCTCATAACCAGGGGCTTCACTATTTGCCAGGTTCTATTTTTTATCCTGGGGAGCCGGAACTCAATCATTTGCGAATTTGCTGGACGAATCTTTCCGATGCAGACCTACCTAAAGCACTGGATATACTTTGCAAGATACTTAACCAGGCCATCGTAAATCCATAAGTTGTATTTTGGAAAAATCAGTATGAGCTCGCGAACCGCTTGAAATTATCATAAAGAACGTAAGAAAGCGCCAATGCGTACGGTCAAAATCCGTATGCATTGGCGCTTTTTTGTATAACTGGAAGAAAAAAGCAGGAGGTTGTAGAAATCAAAGAGAAGCAATTATGAAAAAAAGATAGAACGGACGAGATTAAACGCGAAAGGAGATAAATAAAGAACATCCTATCATTTTCAGGAAAGGAGGAGCTTGCAGGGGAATCTGAAAGTTATTTGAATATATAGGAGGGGTATTAATGAATATTGATTTTCATTTTGGAACAATATATGTTTTATCAAGATGGGTGGGGATTAATTCAAATAGCTCTAAAATCATTGCTAATAGTTCATAATTTGTAGATGATAATTATAATGAGAATCCGCTGTACTTAAGGGATGCAATGGTGCCTTGTACGTTGCAGGATGGTATCGCATACAACGCTCGCTTTTCTGGACGTGAATTATGGCAAAATATTAGTGAAGAAGGTAATCGTCATATATCTGAAAAATTGATATGTAAGAAAAATAGTGAGCTTGCTAATAAGATGATAGAAGATGTTTTTTTGAGTCAAAATGAAAATCGTTTGTATTGATTAGGTGTGGCGCTGCATGTTTATGCCTATACGTGGGCACACCGAGAATTTCTTGGGATGATCGATCCAGAAAATGAAGTTACCGGATTGAATGTGTTAGAATCTACTATCAGTGTAGAAACAAGAATAGTAGATGGAGTTTTGGCTGAAGCGGCTAGCAAAGCCCCTGTGATTGCGTCCGTTGAAACAGCTATTGCCGCGGGATTTGGTGTTGCAATCTTTAATGAGCAGGTGAATATGGTGAATAGTGGTGGTATCATTTTAGTAATAGGATCCATTATCTTAATGAACCATAAATCTACTCTTTCTCAAAAGTGGACTAGAAAAAACGCCGCATAGAATTAAATCGCCTGTAGGGGGAGCGTAGCCGAGAGCGAAAGGTTGAAAGGATTAAATTAGTTCAGAGGACAGGGACATGTTTGCAGTTTCTTGCGATGAATGAGTGTAGTGACTCTATTCGTCAGGGAATGGCTTGCGTGTCTTTTTTCTGTTTCTGATTTGCAAAACCGTAGTTGCTTTATCAAAGAAGGCAAGACTAATCATTATTTATTAGAGAAAAAAGAGAAAAAATAGGTTAAATAAAATTGAAAGCGAAACAAAACTATAAGTGTTTATTTATTTGCAAATAAACTAAAAGTTGAAAAAACAGCAAATAGATCAACACAAGAAATTATAAGGAGGAAACAGTGTGGGAAAACGAATAGTAGCGGCCATTTTAGGAACTCTTTTTGTTTTAATGTGTGTGGTTGGTTGTGGAAAAACAGATCAGGCTCCAAAGCAACAAGCGGCGGCAGAAGCGTCGAAACGCGATGTAACTGCAACTCAAGGGGTTGTAGCAGCTGCGCATCCGCTTGCAGCACAGGCTGGTCTGGAAGTATTGAAAAAAGGTGGGAATGCATTTGATGCCGCAGTAGCGACGGCATTTACTTTAGGCGTGGTAGAGCCTAATGCTTCGGGAATTGGTGGCGGCGGTTTTGCTATTGTTTATGTAGCAAAAGAACAAAAAAGTTACGTAATTGATTTCCGGGAAGTTGCACCTCAAAAAGGGAACGCAAATTTTTACAAGAGAGATGAAAAAGGAAAAATACTTGATGATGCACTGGCGACAGGCTGGTATTCTGCCGGCGTGCCGGGAGAAGTTGCCGGGATGGATATGATAAATAAAAAGTTTGGCTCTATGAAATGGGCTGACTTAATGCAACCTGCCATTAAACAAGCAGAAGAAGGTCTTGTAATTTCTCAAAATTTGAGCAAAATTACGACCGATGAATTTGATCGTATGCAAAAATTTCCCTCTAAAGCATTTTTCGAAAAAACCTTTATTAAGGACGGCTTGCCAGTACAAGCTGGAGATAAAGTCATAAATAAAGACTATGCGGAAAGCTTGAAAAAAATTGCTCAAGGTGGGGCTGAAGTTTTTTATAAAGGTGAACTTGCAGATGCAATAGCCAAGGATTATCAAAAAAATGGTAGTGGGTGGATTACTAAAGAAGATTTGGCTAACTACCAAGCTGTATTGCGTGAACCACTTAAATCTACCTATCGTGGCTATACAATTGAAGTAGTTCCTCCGCCGTCTTCTGGCGGCTTGACGGTAGCAGAAATACTTAACGTGTTGGAAGGCTTTGAAATTACTAAAATGGGAGCTACTTCAGCGGATTACATTCATGATTTTATCGAAACGCAAAAACTTGCTTTTGCAGATAGAAGTAAGTATATGGGAGATCCTTCTTTCATTGAAATACCGTCGACAGGGCTTCTTAATAAAAAGTACGCAGCACAAGAACGTGGTCAGATTAATCAACAGAAAGCCAGCGATGACAAAGTGGCCCCGGGAAATCCTAATCCCTATGAAGCTGGAAGCACTACATCTTTCTCGATTATCGATAAAGAAGGAAATATGATTAGTGTTACCAAGTCGATTAATCATTTTTATGGTGGCGGCGTTGTTCCGGAAGGAACCGGAATTATGATGAACGATCATATGGAAGATTTTGATGGCGCTTTAGGAAAAATCAATTCACCGGAACCTGGTAAAAAACCATTGAGCAGCATGTCGCCAGTTATTGTATTAAAAGATGGCAAACCATTTATGACCTTAGGATCGCCGGGGGGGCCTAGGATCATTTCGGCAGTTGCTAATGTTCTAGTTAATATTATTGATTTTGGCATGGATATTCAGGCTGCCATTGAAGCGCCAAGATATCATAATCCGAATGCCAAAACTACAGACATTGAGTCAAGTGTTTCGCAAGAGGTAATAAAAAATTTAGAAGCGCGCGGGCATAAATTTACGATGAAAAATCCTTTAGATCTTTTCTTTGGAGGAGTACAAGGCGTGATGTACACTCCTGACGGAAAGCTCCGAGGCGGCGCGGATCCACGGCGTGATGGAGTTGCTGTTGGGTATTGATTCAATGGGGGCAGCAGATAAAAAAGAGAAAATATAGGGAATCAAAATGGATACAGTGAATTAGCTTAAAGAACCACGTGGGTAGTTTTATTTTGAAAGGGGTTATTATAGGTGAAAAAAGGTATTTTACGCGGGTGCTCTTTGGCGGTGGCTTGTATCTTTTCCGGCCTGCTATTAGCAGGCTGTGGCGGCGGTGGAGATGCAAAGCAATCACCGGCCAAGCAGGAGCAGCAAGCTGCGGCAAGTGGATTGAAAAGTGCAGAATTTGAACAACCGATCCTTCTCACTTCTATTGGACAAAGTGCCGATGCACAGATGGTTAAAGCTCTGGTAGAACGAAATGGCTTGAAGTGTGAGTATAATGTAGCTGCAAAGGCGGATGCATTGGCTAACGAAAAAACACTTGTTTTGGTAATTGGCGGCAGTTCGAAAGGCATGGGCGCTGCTGGAGTTAACCAAGCGCAGGAAGAGCAAAGAGCTAAGGCTCTAATTGCCAAAGCGAAAGAAAAGAACATTAAAATTATTGCAATGCATGTGGGTGGATCTTCGCGCAGGGGAGAATTGACGGATCGTTTTATTCCCTTAATGAACGAAGCCAACTATGCGATTGTCGTTGCTGACGGCGACACAGATAAAGCGTTTAGCAAAGCAGTAGCCGGAAAAATGCCAATCGATTTCCCGGCTAATATTGCAGACACAGGAAAGTATCTGAAGGCGGCATTCAAGTAAAACGGCGGCAGGGAAGCACTACAAATGGCAGCTCAGACTATTCTGAGCCGCCATTTGTTTCCTAAAACTTAAATTTGCTTAAAGAGGTTTTGAGGAGGAGAGTTTTTGATGGAGTTGCTTTTAGTTCTGCTAATGCTAGCCTCTTTCTTAGGGTTAGTTATGTGGGGTAAGTTACCTGTAGGTATTGCCTTAGCTGTTACAAGTGTTATTTTAGCGGTGGCTGCAGGACATATAAACCTAGAAATATTTGAACATGTGGTAAATGGCATGTTTGGGTACCTTGATGTTTCTTTAGTGCTTATTACAGCCATGATTTTCATGAAAGCCATAGAAGAAAATGGCTTGCTTCAGTCGTTGACAAGGGATTTGATTATTCGTTTTGGTCGTTCTCCCTTGACTTTGTTAATTGTAATTACGTTATTGATTATGTTTCCAGGAGCTATAACCGGTTCGTGTTCTGCGTCAGTATTGAGTACCGGTATTTTATTGGCTCCGGTATTAATGCAGCTTAACATGCCTAGGTATATTGCTGGGGCTATTATTACCATGGCGTCTGTTTATGGGATGATTGCTCCGCCTGTTAATATTATTGTAATGATTATTGGCGCGGGAATGGATGTCCCTTATATTGGCTTTAATAGTGTTTTATTGATGATAACGCTGCCGCTTGCCATAATCACTACCTTGTATTTGGGATATAGCTATGCTAAAACAGCTAACTTAGAAACCATTGTAGAAAACTATAAACAGGAAAAAACAGAAAGCGGACTTTTGTTGTATTTGCCACTCTTGGTGATGTTAGTTTTAATGGTGGGGCCTAAAGCTTTTCCAGAAGCCCTTCCAGACCCGGGTCTGCCGCTGACCTTTTGTGTAGTGACTATTTTGGCTTGTTTAAGTGGGAAAAAGTTTTCATTGCCTAAGGTGGCAAAAGCAGGTATTACAGAGATTTTACCGATTGTAAGCCTTTTGATTGGTGTAGGTATGCTCATTGAAGTTATGACGCTAATCGGGTTAAGAGGATACATCGTTGTGAATATGTTAAGTATCCCTTCTTATTTGATGCTTTTGGGTATGGCTGTGTTCCTACCGGCTTTTGGAGGAATTTCTGTTTTTGGTTCAGCCAGTGTGCTTGGTGTTCCTTTTGCGCTGGCCTTGTTAGGATCAAATCAGATCATTACGATCTCCGCTTTGTCTTTGATTACCGGTATGGGAAGCTTTACCCCCCCTGTTGCCTTGACGCCTGTTGTCACGGCCCAAATTATAGGTGAAAGTAATTATATGAATATTATTCGTCCGTGCTTAGCGCCCGTAATTGCAGCTATAATCATTGGTTTGGTTATTATACAGTTTGCTGAACCGATTGCCAAAATTATTTTGTAGGAGGAAAATACGCATGATGAAGTTGGTCTATCAACTGATTATAGCAATTATATCTGTTTTGTTAGTGTGGGAATTGTTTACTCAAAAGGACATCAAAGTGCAAATTATGGCTGGGATGACATTAATACCGTTTATTTTACGTCTGATTATGGTCGTGTAAGGAGGGGTGATGATGAAAGGTTCATACAAGACTGCTGGAGTATTGCTTGTTGTTGTTGGAATTATTATTGCCATTGTGATTCCTCAATTTACTAGCAGAAGAAATCTAGAAGTAATTAACAAAGGGCCTGGCGTAACCGCAGTTAAACAGTTAAGTGATTATTTTCCAGGCCTTGCTGGTTCGGCTGGAGATACGGAAGTATATATATTGGATAGTGGCAAACCTGGCGGAACCATCATGGTATTAGGCGGAACACACCCTAACGAACCGTCTGGATACTTGGGCGCAATTTTGATGATTGAAAATGCCAAGCCTACTGAAGGAAGAATGATTATTATCCCTAGAGCCAATAATAGTGCATTTAGTCATTCCGACCATATGGAAGGAACGCCTGCGTATCTTCAGCTGCAAACAAAGAGTGGAGAAAGAACCTTCCGTTATGGTTCGCGAGCTACGAACCCAATTGATCAATGGCCGGATCCAGATATTTATGTACATGCAGGCTCGGGGCAAACCTTGGCTGGCAGCGATACGCGGAATCTCAATCGTGCGTATCCGGGACGTCCAGATGGAAATCTTACTGAAAAAGTTGCGTATGCTATTACACAAATAATAAAACAGGAACATGTTAATATATCTATTGATTTGCACGAATCCTCTCCAGAATATCCTGTAATTAATGCTATGGTAGCCCATGAGAATGCAATGGGTATTGTGGCTGAAGCCGCTATGAATTTACAGCTGGATGGCGTAGAAATGAGGATTGAACCGTCTCCTAAAAACTTGCATGGCCTTTCACATCGCGAGTGGGGCGATGCGACAGATACTTTAGCGATTCTTATGGAAACGGCAAATCCCTCGCAAGGTCGCTTGAGAGGTGAAGTCAGCAGTGATAGCATTATAAATGGTAAAGATGCATTATATGTTCAAGCGGCAAAGATTGGTCGCTTATTTGTTCCTTTTACTGACGAAGGACATCCGATTGAAGAGCGAGTTGCTAGGCATTTGTCCGGTATTGCTGAGATTGTAAATGTATATAATCAGAAGATGCCGCAGCACATTCAGTTTACTAATTTGCCGACATACCAAGAGTTGTTAAATAAGGGAATTGGCTTTTACTTATAAACAAGAATCTGCCGCATAAGCCGTTTATGCGGCAGATTCTTCTGCCTTTTCTCAACTGTTTTCCTGAAAGGAGAAACTATGCATGAAAGAGAAAGCTATCTCTCTTTTGCTAATGGCTTTGTTGCTTTTTACGATAAATGGCTGCGCGAAAAACTTTCATGATACGAAGGACCCAAGCGTCGGCAATGCCCAGCCTAACACGGCTATTACCAATATGCGGGTTATTTCTATTCTTCCAGAGACTCCATATGCTACGAACGCCTATGTTTATGAGTCTTCCAAGCCCGGCCCTGCTGTAATAATTGTTGGCGGTGTGCACGGAAATGAGCCAGCAGGGTCCTTGGCAGCTCAAAAATTCTGTGAAGTACCGGTAAAAAAAGGAACGCTAATTGTTGTTCCTAGAGCGAATGCCACAGCATTAGCAGCGAATGTTAGGACATTGCCAGAAGTTGGAGATATAAATCGTGCCTATCCAGGAAAGCAAGATGGTACGTATGCGGAGAAAATTAGCTTTGCTATTGTTCAGCTAATGAATCAATATAAAGTTAGTATGGTTGTGGATTTGCATGAAGGCTATGCGTTTAATGCCTTGGATTCTAAATCGGTAGGCGAGACAATACTTCCCGGCAAGGACGATACCAGTGTATTATTAGCCATGGATGCAGTTGAGGTAATCAATCAGAAAATCAAGGAGCCGTATAAGCGGTTTTCTGTACTGGCTAATCCCATTGTCGGCAGCACAGCTCATTATGCCAATTCGTATCTACAGGTGCCGGCGTTTACTGTAGAAACTAGTGATAAACAAGCATTAGATGATCGAGTGGAATATAGTTTTCAGATTGCAAAATTCTTGATATCTAGCCAAGGGGTTATTGAAAAGTGATTATAAAAATTTAGCTGTAGTGAAAGGTGATAGTCTGCAATGGGCTATATTGCGTTATACAGTACCGTAGTAGTGTTTTTGGTTTTGTATTTATATGTTGAAGCGAGGCGTCATCAAGAGAATGTGAATGCGGTTCCTCTTCGTATCCATGTCAATGGAACAAGAGGTAAATCAAGCGTAACGCGCTTGATTGCGGCGGGATTAAGAGCCGGAGGACATTGTGTATTAGCTAAAACTACGGGAACAGAAGCTAAAATTATATATCCGGATGGCAATGAAGAAAAAATAGTAAGACGCGGGCCTGCCAATGTGCGCGAAAATATTAAAGTCGTGGAAACCGCAGTTAAAGTCGGCGCTACGGCATTAGTTGTTGAATGTATGGCTATCAATCCGGAATTACAAAAATTTTGTG
This genomic window from uncultured Anaeromusa sp. contains:
- a CDS encoding PLP-dependent aminotransferase family protein; translation: MNISIDRHSKTSIQEQIKLEIAQRIRSGLLEEDCALPSVRELARGLNISLVTAHRVYKSLEKDGLIKTIRGKGTFVKCHSAIQNGAPQDNDQNGVSPYNWHVSIQDYLPRASFWSQSSVRLPSQFLDMATASIHHSLFPVTMLQESIQEALQKYPQALGSRSPYQGDPELLKQICNYLANQGIPTQPHQLLVTNGTQQGIDLFARTFLGPKDVVAMETPCFSGAIDAFRFSHAVIQPIPIDDEGIRIDILEELATQTKIKAIYTVPTYQNPTGAIMSLRRRKDLLEFAENNNILILEDDPHRELSFPNSLSAMKTPPTLKSLDRSGRVIYLKGFSKFLFPGLRLGVMVAHGTIFNRLLAAKSISDLGSPLWLQKALVPLFANPQLVTFIKNLNQKLTARSSLVSKSLTENLHPSFKFKKICGGMYLWLTLPPEISADDLLSTAHNQGLHYLPGSIFYPGEPELNHLRICWTNLSDADLPKALDILCKILNQAIVNP
- a CDS encoding TRAP transporter large permease subunit; translated protein: MELLLVLLMLASFLGLVMWGKLPVGIALAVTSVILAVAAGHINLEIFEHVVNGMFGYLDVSLVLITAMIFMKAIEENGLLQSLTRDLIIRFGRSPLTLLIVITLLIMFPGAITGSCSASVLSTGILLAPVLMQLNMPRYIAGAIITMASVYGMIAPPVNIIVMIIGAGMDVPYIGFNSVLLMITLPLAIITTLYLGYSYAKTANLETIVENYKQEKTESGLLLYLPLLVMLVLMVGPKAFPEALPDPGLPLTFCVVTILACLSGKKFSLPKVAKAGITEILPIVSLLIGVGMLIEVMTLIGLRGYIVVNMLSIPSYLMLLGMAVFLPAFGGISVFGSASVLGVPFALALLGSNQIITISALSLITGMGSFTPPVALTPVVTAQIIGESNYMNIIRPCLAPVIAAIIIGLVIIQFAEPIAKIIL
- a CDS encoding beta-eliminating lyase-related protein, giving the protein MYSFKNDYSESAHSNILKAIVASGFEQNDGYGMDSHCENAKALIRNAIQYENADIHFLPGGTIANLTFLSHSLRPYQAVISADVGHINIHETGAIEASGHKILDIVTPNGKLTPELIQPVLDQHQDEHWVQPKIVFISNPTEVGTIYFKAELEALSTYCKENDLLLYLDGARLAMGLTARENDITIADLPKLVDAFYIGGTKVGALFGEALVIINDFLKKDFRFNMKQRGAISAKGWLLGMQFEELFKNDLYFKLGAHTNKMAYLLKEFFEDAGFDFVAEPHSNQLFPIFPNWLVDAISQKYITSIWSKPDNEHTCIRFCTSWATKEEAIRSFKEDFTKIINQHNACSLD
- a CDS encoding DUF6765 family protein — its product is MNIDFHFGTIYVLSRWVGINSNSSKIIANSS
- a CDS encoding MarR family transcriptional regulator — encoded protein: MKKPETLTEHFIVLSHLMMHRHHHRKGPAMHSPFRGQGRILSLLQMEPEMSQKKLSFLLGTRPQSIGELLAKLEQNGLVVRKPSEEDRRSMIVQLTEKGKEEAVSEESLHEYEKKADEIFNCLTEEEQSHLKNYLERVISSLKETMGDEGEFMERHMHHHGHCMGGHGHHRRPHDGPHGHHGHHEESEDGE
- a CDS encoding TfoX/Sxy family protein is translated as MSTSLDFIEYVCEQIAGVGPIRYRKMFGEYMVYVNNKPILLVCDDTVFVKLLPCLDEVMRDADKGIPYKGAKEHYILDIDNAGICKEVIAILEPITAVPKPRKKKQ
- a CDS encoding DUF6305 family protein, which produces MKKGILRGCSLAVACIFSGLLLAGCGGGGDAKQSPAKQEQQAAASGLKSAEFEQPILLTSIGQSADAQMVKALVERNGLKCEYNVAAKADALANEKTLVLVIGGSSKGMGAAGVNQAQEEQRAKALIAKAKEKNIKIIAMHVGGSSRRGELTDRFIPLMNEANYAIVVADGDTDKAFSKAVAGKMPIDFPANIADTGKYLKAAFK
- the ggt gene encoding gamma-glutamyltransferase, producing MGKRIVAAILGTLFVLMCVVGCGKTDQAPKQQAAAEASKRDVTATQGVVAAAHPLAAQAGLEVLKKGGNAFDAAVATAFTLGVVEPNASGIGGGGFAIVYVAKEQKSYVIDFREVAPQKGNANFYKRDEKGKILDDALATGWYSAGVPGEVAGMDMINKKFGSMKWADLMQPAIKQAEEGLVISQNLSKITTDEFDRMQKFPSKAFFEKTFIKDGLPVQAGDKVINKDYAESLKKIAQGGAEVFYKGELADAIAKDYQKNGSGWITKEDLANYQAVLREPLKSTYRGYTIEVVPPPSSGGLTVAEILNVLEGFEITKMGATSADYIHDFIETQKLAFADRSKYMGDPSFIEIPSTGLLNKKYAAQERGQINQQKASDDKVAPGNPNPYEAGSTTSFSIIDKEGNMISVTKSINHFYGGGVVPEGTGIMMNDHMEDFDGALGKINSPEPGKKPLSSMSPVIVLKDGKPFMTLGSPGGPRIISAVANVLVNIIDFGMDIQAAIEAPRYHNPNAKTTDIESSVSQEVIKNLEARGHKFTMKNPLDLFFGGVQGVMYTPDGKLRGGADPRRDGVAVGY
- a CDS encoding DUF6765 family protein; this encodes MALHVYAYTWAHREFLGMIDPENEVTGLNVLESTISVETRIVDGVLAEAASKAPVIASVETAIAAGFGVAIFNEQVNMVNSGGIILVIGSIILMNHKSTLSQKWTRKNAA
- a CDS encoding succinylglutamate desuccinylase/aspartoacylase family protein: MMKGSYKTAGVLLVVVGIIIAIVIPQFTSRRNLEVINKGPGVTAVKQLSDYFPGLAGSAGDTEVYILDSGKPGGTIMVLGGTHPNEPSGYLGAILMIENAKPTEGRMIIIPRANNSAFSHSDHMEGTPAYLQLQTKSGERTFRYGSRATNPIDQWPDPDIYVHAGSGQTLAGSDTRNLNRAYPGRPDGNLTEKVAYAITQIIKQEHVNISIDLHESSPEYPVINAMVAHENAMGIVAEAAMNLQLDGVEMRIEPSPKNLHGLSHREWGDATDTLAILMETANPSQGRLRGEVSSDSIINGKDALYVQAAKIGRLFVPFTDEGHPIEERVARHLSGIAEIVNVYNQKMPQHIQFTNLPTYQELLNKGIGFYL